Proteins found in one Erythrobacter sp. 3-20A1M genomic segment:
- a CDS encoding Hpt domain-containing protein produces MAFEDGAFSATLAAAAGDDPVLRAELRQAFRDSLEHHIDLLRRSRCDANWVTSAQRIRSLAASFCADELMDLAAEAGSAAPGDPVIVTRLEAFLEALGTR; encoded by the coding sequence ATGGCCTTCGAAGACGGTGCCTTTTCTGCCACGCTGGCGGCGGCGGCCGGTGATGATCCCGTGCTGAGGGCAGAGTTGCGGCAGGCGTTTCGCGACAGCCTCGAACATCACATCGATTTGCTGCGGCGGTCGCGTTGCGATGCCAACTGGGTGACGAGTGCCCAGCGTATCCGCAGCCTGGCAGCCAGCTTTTGCGCGGACGAATTGATGGACCTCGCGGCGGAGGCCGGCAGCGCCGCGCCCGGCGATCCGGTCATCGTCACGAGGCTGGAAGCTTTCCTGGAAGCTCTCGGCACCCGGTAA
- the nuoN gene encoding NADH-quinone oxidoreductase subunit NuoN has translation MDFGSSLSLIAPELLLSLSGLALLLVAAWAGDGASRLVSILAATALGATFVIVFPTVWTGAAGPDTIAFGGQFRADAFAGFAKLLIYLSGIACLMIAPRFFARVDTMRAEYPILILFATLGMGIMVSAGDLLTLYIGLELNSLSAYVLASILRADSRSAEAGLKYFVLGALASGILLYGMSLTYGFTGTTTFEGIRAAQATGLSTGALFGLIFVLAGLAFKISAVPFHMWTPDVYEGAPTPVTTFFATAPKVAAIALTARVALEAFGSQVDAWRQIVIFAALASIVVGALGAIGQNNLKRLLAYSSINNVGFILIGLAAATVAGMSAMFVYLVIYVAMSLGSFVALLMLRDADGRQLETFDDIAGLSTTKPAVAWCLLLVMFSLAGIPPLFGFWAKFVVFQAAVEADLVALAAIGIAASVIGAFYYLKFVKVMFFDEPVDRVKEKALVSEWVVLILATLLISPFGYFLTVLLGRLADGAAAAIFPAA, from the coding sequence ATGGATTTCGGTTCTTCCCTGTCGCTGATCGCGCCGGAACTGCTGCTGAGCCTTTCGGGCCTGGCGTTGCTGCTCGTCGCGGCATGGGCGGGTGACGGCGCGAGCCGCCTCGTCAGCATACTGGCGGCAACCGCGCTGGGCGCGACCTTCGTTATCGTCTTTCCAACGGTGTGGACCGGTGCCGCCGGGCCGGACACAATCGCTTTCGGCGGCCAGTTCCGCGCCGATGCCTTCGCCGGGTTCGCGAAGCTGCTGATCTACCTGTCGGGGATCGCCTGCCTGATGATCGCGCCGCGTTTCTTCGCACGTGTCGATACGATGCGCGCGGAGTACCCGATCCTGATCCTGTTCGCGACGCTCGGCATGGGCATCATGGTATCGGCGGGCGATCTGCTGACGCTCTATATTGGGCTCGAGCTCAACAGCCTGTCGGCCTATGTGCTCGCCAGTATCCTGCGCGCCGACAGCCGCTCGGCCGAAGCCGGGCTGAAATACTTCGTGCTGGGCGCTCTCGCCTCGGGCATTCTGCTCTACGGCATGAGCCTGACCTACGGCTTCACCGGCACCACCACCTTCGAAGGGATCCGTGCGGCACAGGCGACAGGCCTGTCGACCGGCGCGCTGTTCGGCCTGATCTTCGTGCTGGCGGGCCTGGCGTTCAAGATCAGCGCGGTGCCGTTCCACATGTGGACGCCCGACGTTTACGAAGGCGCGCCCACGCCCGTCACCACCTTCTTCGCCACCGCGCCGAAAGTGGCCGCCATCGCCCTGACCGCCCGTGTGGCGCTGGAGGCGTTCGGCAGCCAGGTCGATGCATGGCGGCAGATCGTGATCTTCGCCGCGCTGGCGTCGATCGTGGTCGGCGCGCTGGGCGCGATCGGGCAGAACAACCTCAAGCGCCTGCTCGCTTATTCTTCGATCAACAATGTCGGCTTCATCCTGATCGGCCTTGCGGCAGCGACGGTTGCGGGCATGAGCGCGATGTTCGTTTATCTCGTGATCTATGTCGCGATGTCGCTGGGCAGCTTCGTGGCCCTCCTCATGCTGCGCGACGCAGATGGCAGGCAACTGGAGACGTTCGACGACATCGCGGGGCTTTCGACGACGAAGCCAGCCGTGGCCTGGTGCCTGCTGCTGGTCATGTTCAGCCTTGCGGGCATTCCGCCGCTGTTCGGCTTCTGGGCGAAGTTCGTGGTATTCCAGGCAGCGGTCGAGGCCGATCTGGTCGCGCTGGCGGCAATCGGCATCGCGGCGAGCGTGATCGGCGCGTTCTACTACCTGAAATTCGTGAAGGTCATGTTCTTCGATGAGCCGGTCGACCGCGTTAAGGAGAAGGCGCTGGTATCGGAATGGGTCGTGCTGATCCTCGCGACGCTGTTGATTTCGCCGTTCGGCTATTTCCTCACCGTTCTGCTGGGGCGTCTGGCGGATGGTGCGGCGGCGGCCATCTTCCCTGCGGCGTGA
- a CDS encoding sensor histidine kinase KdpD, whose amino-acid sequence MTGPPSFVAAAAVTDGDDRLVCAEEPLASLQRRCGGELPGAIALPELREAIAKAREMKLRSARHIRIFDGEEEIVAWVEIGPRDDDEPGCAVTVSSWQKRGEDIRDAGASSNRRDLVDEALAEFRARLDSEQKILWVQTDAPDLSPVVERMREGPGRVWTDFVELPGSPQVQPLHWRLLDRTTARIEDSPRSWTVRLLPLGAPIAGSDGFELLLVADRAWVERQERRMDRRSIDERAIARDLAPVLRQPISRIIANAETIRSRLAGPLRDEYADYATDIAAAGQHLLSLVDDLADLEVVESADFETAPDRIELSDVVRRAAGILGARAQERAIFLRVPPAEKSQYAVGEFRRVLQVLLNVVGNAIKYSPEGATVDIGLGAKGDTAYVAVRDSGPGLDADQQARVFRKFERLGRSGDGGSGLGLYISRKLAQAMGGTLQVASEPGKGAIFTLTLTAAPPE is encoded by the coding sequence ATGACGGGGCCTCCCTCTTTCGTCGCGGCCGCAGCGGTGACCGATGGCGACGATCGCCTGGTCTGCGCCGAAGAGCCGCTCGCCAGCCTGCAAAGGCGATGCGGCGGGGAATTGCCCGGTGCGATCGCTCTGCCCGAATTGCGCGAAGCGATCGCCAAGGCGCGCGAAATGAAGCTGCGGTCGGCCCGCCATATCCGCATCTTCGATGGCGAAGAGGAAATAGTAGCCTGGGTGGAGATCGGTCCGCGCGACGATGACGAGCCGGGATGCGCCGTGACCGTCTCGAGCTGGCAGAAGAGAGGGGAGGATATCCGCGACGCCGGTGCCTCGTCCAATCGCAGGGATCTCGTCGACGAGGCGTTGGCGGAATTCCGTGCGCGGCTCGACAGCGAACAGAAAATTCTCTGGGTACAAACCGACGCGCCCGACCTCTCCCCCGTGGTTGAGCGCATGCGAGAGGGTCCGGGGCGCGTCTGGACGGACTTCGTGGAACTGCCCGGCAGTCCCCAGGTTCAGCCGCTTCATTGGCGGTTGCTGGACCGGACGACCGCGCGGATCGAAGACAGTCCGCGCAGCTGGACGGTGCGCCTGCTCCCGCTGGGCGCGCCGATCGCGGGATCGGACGGCTTCGAACTCCTGCTGGTTGCCGATCGGGCATGGGTAGAGCGGCAGGAACGGCGAATGGACAGGCGATCGATCGACGAGCGGGCGATAGCGCGCGACCTTGCGCCGGTGCTCCGACAGCCGATTTCCCGCATCATCGCCAATGCGGAGACCATCCGGTCCCGTCTGGCGGGGCCGCTACGCGACGAGTACGCCGATTATGCGACGGATATAGCGGCGGCGGGACAGCACCTGCTTTCGCTGGTCGACGATCTCGCGGATCTGGAGGTGGTCGAATCCGCAGATTTCGAAACCGCGCCCGACCGTATCGAACTATCGGACGTGGTGCGCCGCGCGGCGGGTATTCTAGGCGCTCGTGCGCAGGAGCGGGCGATCTTTCTGCGGGTGCCGCCAGCCGAGAAGAGCCAGTATGCCGTCGGTGAATTTCGCCGGGTGCTTCAGGTACTCCTGAACGTAGTCGGCAACGCGATCAAATACTCCCCCGAGGGGGCAACGGTCGATATCGGGCTCGGTGCGAAGGGCGATACCGCCTACGTCGCCGTTCGCGACAGCGGACCGGGTCTGGATGCCGACCAGCAGGCGCGCGTTTTCCGAAAGTTCGAACGTCTTGGCCGCAGCGGAGACGGCGGCTCAGGGCTGGGCTTGTACATCTCGCGCAAGCTTGCGCAGGCGATGGGCGGTACCCTGCAAGTGGCAAGCGAGCCCGGGAAAGGCGCGATCTTCACACTGACGTTGACCGCCGCCCCGCCAGAGTAA
- a CDS encoding biotin--[acetyl-CoA-carboxylase] ligase: protein MLEVVAETGSTNADLLARVAAGEMVREGDWLLADRQKAGRGRQGREWFDSRGNFMGSTVVRLLPTDPAAHSLSLMAGLALHEAVAPLCPPHIPTTLKWPNDVLLGGAKLAGILLERTGDVIVVGIGVNLAAAPALPDRETVALSAFGPAPDRDAFAATLAEAFAQELGRWRNYGLDPQIRRWLAVGTPIGQRITVHDPSGDRLTGQFAGLDSDGTLMMRLDDGRERAIHAGDVILA, encoded by the coding sequence TTGCTTGAGGTCGTAGCCGAAACCGGCTCGACCAATGCCGATCTGCTGGCGCGGGTCGCCGCAGGCGAAATGGTCCGGGAAGGCGATTGGCTCCTGGCCGACCGTCAGAAGGCGGGCAGGGGGCGGCAGGGCCGCGAATGGTTCGACAGCCGTGGTAACTTCATGGGTTCCACCGTGGTGCGCCTGCTCCCCACCGACCCGGCCGCGCACTCGCTCTCGCTGATGGCGGGGCTCGCTTTGCACGAGGCGGTGGCACCGCTATGTCCGCCGCATATTCCCACCACCCTGAAATGGCCGAACGACGTGTTGCTGGGCGGCGCCAAGCTTGCGGGAATTCTTCTCGAGCGGACGGGCGACGTGATCGTTGTGGGGATCGGGGTGAACCTGGCCGCTGCTCCCGCTCTTCCCGATAGGGAGACGGTCGCCTTGTCCGCATTCGGACCGGCACCCGACAGGGATGCGTTTGCCGCCACCCTGGCGGAGGCGTTCGCGCAGGAGCTCGGGCGCTGGCGCAATTACGGGCTCGATCCGCAAATTCGGCGCTGGTTGGCAGTGGGCACTCCGATCGGCCAGAGAATTACGGTACACGATCCGTCCGGCGACAGGCTGACGGGGCAGTTCGCCGGACTCGATAGCGACGGCACGCTGATGATGCGTTTGGATGACGGGCGAGAACGTGCCATTCACGCGGGCGACGTGATCCTCGCCTGA
- a CDS encoding ribonuclease J: MKKNYTPEDELLFLALGGSGEIGMNVNLYGSQGKWLMVDLGMTFGANEYPGTELVFADLDFIEERVDDLLGIVLTHAHEDHIGALPYFAADLGVPLYATPFTADLIRRKLEEAGIAGDVELNVIEEDHGEIALGPFTVTYIPLAHSIAEGNALLIDTPHGRIFHTGDWKLDEDPIIGAPTTEEELRTIGDEGVLALVCDSTNVFNPEPSGSEGAVYRGILDEVKRWSGRRVLVTTFASNVARLHTLGEVAKATGRQLCIAGRSLDRIIEVARDNGYLDDFPDVVDWNTAMGLPRGEVLIMATGGQGEPRAALSRIAEENHPLELTRGDVVLFSSRQIPGNEISIGRVQNRLAERGIVMVTDRQSMIHVSGHPGRPELLALYEWIRPDVLVPVHGEVRHMQEQARLGLEHGIPSAVAQSNGDIVRLAPGKPGRIAQVETGRLVLDGDIIVPADGDSIVMRRRLSRDGIVIVLLKADGSARVESFGLPLDEDQAAFVEEAERDIASAIAKLGRRERGDSAQQCEAARLAARRAAGRWSGKRPQVRVFEIGA, from the coding sequence TTGAAGAAAAATTACACGCCCGAAGACGAATTGCTGTTCCTGGCCCTGGGCGGGTCGGGAGAGATCGGCATGAACGTCAATCTCTACGGCAGTCAGGGCAAATGGCTGATGGTCGATCTGGGCATGACCTTCGGCGCCAACGAATATCCCGGGACCGAGCTGGTCTTCGCCGATCTCGATTTCATCGAGGAGCGGGTCGACGATCTGCTCGGCATCGTGCTGACCCACGCGCACGAGGATCACATCGGTGCCCTGCCGTATTTCGCCGCCGACCTGGGCGTGCCGCTATACGCGACGCCCTTCACCGCCGACCTGATCCGGCGCAAGCTGGAGGAGGCCGGTATCGCCGGCGATGTCGAACTGAACGTGATCGAGGAGGACCACGGCGAAATCGCCCTGGGCCCGTTTACCGTCACCTACATTCCGCTTGCCCATTCGATCGCGGAAGGCAACGCCCTGCTGATCGACACGCCGCATGGGCGCATTTTCCACACCGGCGACTGGAAGCTGGACGAGGATCCGATCATCGGCGCTCCGACCACGGAGGAGGAACTGCGTACGATCGGAGACGAGGGCGTGCTGGCGCTGGTGTGCGACAGCACCAACGTCTTCAATCCCGAGCCGAGCGGATCCGAAGGCGCGGTCTATCGCGGTATCCTGGACGAGGTGAAGCGCTGGTCGGGCAGGCGGGTGCTGGTGACCACCTTCGCATCCAACGTGGCACGCCTGCATACGCTGGGGGAAGTGGCGAAGGCCACTGGTCGGCAGCTGTGCATCGCCGGGCGCTCGCTCGACCGGATTATCGAAGTGGCGCGGGACAATGGCTATCTCGACGATTTTCCCGACGTCGTGGACTGGAATACCGCCATGGGCCTGCCGCGGGGTGAGGTGCTGATCATGGCGACCGGCGGACAGGGGGAGCCGCGCGCGGCGCTATCGCGCATCGCGGAAGAGAACCATCCACTGGAGCTCACCCGTGGCGACGTCGTCCTGTTTTCCAGCCGGCAGATCCCCGGGAACGAAATCAGCATCGGTCGGGTGCAGAACCGCCTGGCGGAACGCGGCATCGTCATGGTGACCGACCGGCAGAGCATGATCCACGTGTCTGGCCATCCGGGGCGTCCCGAACTGCTTGCTCTTTACGAGTGGATCCGCCCCGATGTTCTCGTGCCGGTTCACGGCGAAGTCCGGCATATGCAGGAACAGGCGCGGCTCGGTCTAGAGCATGGCATCCCGTCCGCCGTGGCGCAGTCGAACGGCGATATCGTGCGGCTCGCTCCCGGTAAGCCGGGCCGCATCGCGCAGGTCGAAACGGGCCGTCTGGTCCTAGATGGCGATATCATCGTACCGGCGGATGGGGATAGCATCGTCATGCGGCGCCGCCTGTCGCGCGACGGCATCGTGATCGTGCTTCTCAAAGCCGATGGCTCGGCGCGAGTGGAGAGCTTCGGCCTGCCGCTGGACGAGGATCAAGCTGCATTCGTGGAAGAGGCCGAGCGCGATATTGCCTCCGCCATCGCCAAGCTGGGGCGGCGCGAGCGTGGTGATTCGGCGCAGCAGTGCGAGGCAGCCCGCCTTGCCGCCCGCCGTGCGGCCGGTCGCTGGTCGGGCAAGCGGCCTCAGGTTCGTGTATTCGAGATCGGGGCCTGA
- a CDS encoding DUF1467 family protein — protein MAPFSIVAIYLIIWVFCAFFLLPFGVRTHDELGHDKIRGQADSAPANFRPWRLVIRASIIAAVLTALWVLNWNHGWISLDDINFIPIPEQFRDR, from the coding sequence TTGGCACCGTTCTCCATCGTCGCGATCTACCTGATCATCTGGGTCTTTTGCGCGTTCTTCCTGCTACCCTTCGGCGTGCGCACGCATGACGAACTGGGCCACGACAAGATACGCGGGCAAGCCGACAGCGCACCGGCCAATTTCCGCCCCTGGCGACTGGTGATCCGGGCGAGCATCATCGCCGCCGTTCTGACTGCGCTGTGGGTTCTCAACTGGAACCACGGCTGGATCAGCCTGGACGATATCAATTTCATTCCGATTCCCGAGCAATTCCGGGATCGCTGA
- a CDS encoding type III pantothenate kinase, whose protein sequence is MLLAIDVGNTNVVFALFKGREILARWRIATDPRRTGDEYAVWLLQLLAIEGWSKSDIDRIIFASVVPRAVHNLSVLADKYFGIDPIVAGQGSADWGIAVDVEEPRSLGADRALNAIAAHARHDGDLIVIDFGTATTFDAVDYNGAYKGGIIAPGINLSLDALVNNTAKLPRIAIASPESDSVIGRNTEDQMLIGVFWGYVAMMEGLIARMRSEIGRPAKVIATGGLAILFDRHTTIFDAVEADLTLEGLAILAERSAA, encoded by the coding sequence ATGCTGCTCGCCATAGACGTCGGCAACACCAATGTCGTCTTCGCCCTGTTCAAGGGGCGCGAAATCCTGGCGCGCTGGCGCATCGCCACCGATCCGCGTCGCACGGGCGACGAGTATGCGGTGTGGCTGTTGCAACTGCTGGCGATCGAGGGCTGGTCGAAGAGCGATATCGACCGGATCATCTTCGCGTCGGTCGTCCCGCGAGCGGTCCACAACCTGTCCGTGCTGGCAGATAAGTATTTCGGCATCGATCCCATTGTCGCAGGTCAGGGTTCAGCCGACTGGGGCATCGCCGTCGATGTGGAGGAGCCGCGCTCGCTAGGTGCCGATCGCGCGCTCAACGCAATCGCGGCCCATGCCAGACATGACGGCGACCTGATCGTGATCGATTTCGGCACCGCGACCACCTTCGACGCGGTGGATTACAACGGGGCGTACAAGGGCGGTATCATCGCGCCTGGGATCAATCTCTCGCTCGATGCGCTGGTGAACAACACCGCGAAACTGCCACGGATCGCCATCGCCTCGCCGGAGAGCGACAGTGTCATCGGCCGCAACACGGAGGACCAGATGCTGATCGGGGTGTTCTGGGGCTACGTTGCGATGATGGAAGGGCTGATCGCCCGCATGCGCAGCGAAATCGGCCGTCCGGCGAAGGTTATCGCGACCGGCGGCCTCGCCATCCTGTTTGATCGCCACACCACTATCTTCGACGCCGTCGAAGCCGACCTTACCCTCGAAGGCCTCGCCATCCTGGCCGAACGGAGCGCCGCTTGA